A stretch of the Thermus thermophilus genome encodes the following:
- a CDS encoding response regulator transcription factor yields the protein MARILVIEDEPLVGHMLRRFLERAGHEVVWAPNGEAGLRRLAEGFDLVVCDLIMPGIPGEEVIRRIREGAGPPVLAVSASVSQESQRRALEAGAQAFLGKPFEAQAFLRVVEGLLRGA from the coding sequence ATGGCCCGCATCCTGGTGATTGAGGACGAGCCCCTGGTGGGGCACATGCTCCGCCGCTTTCTGGAGCGGGCAGGGCACGAGGTGGTCTGGGCCCCGAACGGGGAGGCGGGCCTTAGGCGCCTGGCCGAAGGGTTTGACCTCGTGGTCTGTGACCTCATCATGCCCGGGATTCCCGGGGAGGAGGTGATCCGCCGCATCCGGGAGGGGGCGGGACCGCCGGTCCTCGCCGTTTCGGCCAGCGTCTCCCAGGAAAGCCAGCGCCGGGCCCTCGAGGCCGGGGCCCAGGCCTTCCTGGGCAAGCCCTTTGAGGCCCAGGCCTTCTTGCGGGTGGTGGAGGGGCTTCTCCGGGGGGCATAG
- a CDS encoding cation-translocating P-type ATPase, whose protein sequence is MLGLTSEEAGKRLRVHGPNALPERPPPPFWRKALRQLQNPLVYLLLFAFVLEFLLWFYEGGRGAPLEALAILAILLLNALLGAFQEKRSEEALKRLKALAEPSVWVLRDGRFQRLSARGLVPGDVVRLEAGDRVPADGVLLEGSGLSVDESVLTGESVPVEKGVGEEVFAGTLVVRGRALMEVRRTGLKSAMGRIAHLLAGMEEERTPLEKRLEAFGRRVARWVFLLAFFLAFLGFLVEGFSAKVVLFAVALAVAAVPEGLPAVLTLALALGVERMARRKAVVRRLSAVEALGSVTVIATDKTGTLTENRMEVERVVGPDLEGALLAMVLCNDADPATGAGDPLELGLLRHAHARGLDVEALRKAYPRLSERPFDSAWKFMRVTTSLGSFLKGAPEALVPRLDLSEEEKRRLLGEAEAHAREGYRVLALAFGEGEREEGLRFLGFVLLLDPPRPEVPEAVERVQRAGVRVVMVTGDHPATALAIARRVGIPAKTVVIGEEIGKLSEEELLKVDVFARVKPEDKLRIVEAFQRAGEVVAMTGDGVNDAPALKRADVGVAMGQRGSDVAREVADLVLLDDNFATIVAAIEEGRSIYENIQKFLRFLFSTNLSEVLVVALGMVFAALLGLRDEAGHLLLPLTAVQILWINLITDGLPALALSLDRNPGVLDRPPRPKESPLLDGLSLRFVLLTGTLKAGVALGLLGFLPGAVGLEAARSATFHFMAIGQLFFAYAARHTHIRPLPNPYLHGAVALGILVQLVLGTLGPGLLEAVPLPPWTWGLVLFSALSAWGLAEAVDRVVWRKEAR, encoded by the coding sequence ATGCTGGGCCTCACTTCAGAGGAGGCGGGGAAAAGGCTTAGGGTCCACGGGCCAAACGCCTTGCCCGAGCGCCCTCCTCCGCCTTTTTGGCGCAAGGCCTTGCGCCAGCTTCAAAATCCGCTCGTCTACCTTCTGCTCTTTGCCTTCGTCCTGGAGTTTTTGCTCTGGTTCTACGAGGGAGGGCGGGGCGCGCCCCTAGAGGCCTTGGCCATCCTGGCCATCCTCCTTCTCAACGCGCTCCTCGGTGCCTTCCAGGAGAAGCGCTCCGAGGAGGCCTTGAAGCGTCTCAAGGCCTTGGCCGAGCCTTCCGTCTGGGTCTTGAGGGACGGAAGGTTTCAACGCCTTTCCGCCCGCGGGCTCGTCCCTGGGGACGTGGTGCGCCTCGAGGCCGGCGACCGCGTCCCCGCAGACGGCGTCCTCCTGGAAGGGAGCGGCCTCTCGGTGGACGAGAGCGTCCTTACCGGGGAGAGCGTCCCCGTGGAGAAGGGGGTAGGGGAGGAGGTCTTCGCCGGCACCTTGGTGGTGCGGGGAAGGGCACTGATGGAAGTGAGGCGCACCGGCTTGAAAAGCGCCATGGGGCGCATCGCCCACCTCCTTGCGGGGATGGAGGAGGAGAGAACCCCCCTGGAAAAACGCCTGGAGGCCTTTGGCCGCCGGGTGGCCCGCTGGGTTTTCCTCCTCGCCTTCTTCCTTGCCTTCTTAGGCTTCCTGGTGGAGGGGTTTTCCGCCAAGGTGGTCCTCTTCGCCGTGGCCCTGGCGGTGGCGGCGGTGCCCGAGGGGCTTCCCGCGGTCCTCACCCTGGCCTTGGCCCTGGGGGTGGAAAGGATGGCCCGGCGGAAGGCGGTGGTGCGGCGCCTCTCGGCGGTGGAGGCCCTGGGAAGCGTCACCGTCATCGCCACCGACAAAACGGGCACCCTCACGGAGAACCGCATGGAGGTGGAGCGGGTGGTGGGGCCCGACCTCGAGGGGGCCCTCCTCGCCATGGTCCTCTGCAACGACGCCGATCCCGCCACCGGGGCGGGGGATCCTCTGGAGCTCGGCCTCCTCCGCCACGCCCATGCGAGGGGCCTGGACGTGGAGGCGCTGAGAAAGGCCTACCCCCGCCTTTCCGAGCGCCCCTTTGACAGCGCTTGGAAGTTCATGCGGGTCACCACTTCTCTGGGGAGCTTCCTCAAGGGCGCCCCGGAGGCCCTTGTTCCCCGCCTGGACCTGTCCGAGGAGGAGAAGCGGCGGCTTCTCGGAGAGGCCGAGGCCCACGCCCGGGAGGGCTACCGGGTCTTGGCCTTGGCCTTCGGGGAGGGGGAGAGGGAAGAGGGGCTTCGTTTTCTGGGCTTTGTCCTCCTGCTGGACCCGCCCCGCCCCGAGGTGCCCGAAGCGGTGGAGCGGGTCCAGAGGGCGGGGGTGCGGGTGGTGATGGTCACCGGGGACCACCCGGCCACCGCCCTCGCCATCGCCCGGAGGGTGGGGATTCCGGCGAAGACCGTGGTCATAGGGGAAGAGATCGGGAAGCTTTCCGAGGAGGAGCTCCTGAAGGTGGACGTCTTCGCCCGGGTGAAGCCCGAGGACAAGCTTCGCATCGTGGAGGCGTTCCAGAGGGCTGGGGAAGTGGTGGCCATGACCGGGGACGGGGTGAACGACGCCCCGGCCCTCAAGCGGGCGGATGTGGGCGTGGCCATGGGGCAACGGGGCTCGGACGTAGCCCGGGAGGTGGCGGACCTGGTGCTTCTGGACGACAACTTCGCCACCATCGTGGCCGCCATAGAGGAGGGGCGGAGCATCTACGAGAACATCCAGAAGTTCCTGCGCTTCCTCTTCTCCACCAACCTCTCCGAGGTCCTGGTGGTGGCCTTGGGGATGGTCTTCGCCGCCCTCTTGGGCCTCCGCGACGAGGCGGGGCACCTCCTCCTCCCCCTCACCGCCGTGCAGATCCTCTGGATCAACCTCATCACCGACGGGCTTCCCGCCCTAGCCCTGTCCTTGGACCGGAACCCCGGGGTCCTGGACCGCCCCCCCCGACCCAAGGAAAGCCCTCTCCTAGACGGGCTTTCTCTCCGCTTCGTCCTCCTCACCGGCACCCTCAAGGCGGGGGTCGCCCTGGGGCTTTTGGGGTTCCTTCCCGGGGCGGTGGGCCTCGAGGCCGCCCGGAGCGCCACCTTCCACTTCATGGCCATCGGCCAGCTCTTCTTCGCCTACGCCGCCCGGCATACCCACATCCGTCCTCTCCCCAACCCCTACCTGCACGGGGCCGTGGCCCTAGGGATTCTCGTGCAGCTCGTCCTGGGGACCCTGGGGCCTGGCCTCCTCGAGGCCGTCCCCTTACCTCCTTGGACCTGGGGCCTGGTGCTCTTCAGCGCCCTTTCGGCCTGGGGGCTGGCGGAGGCGGTGGACCGGGTAGTATGGCGAAAGGAGGCCAGATGA
- a CDS encoding ribonuclease J has translation MENQERKPRRRRRRKPQEGSQGGPQDYVEIIPLGGMGEIGKNITVFRFRDEIFVLDGGLAFPEEGMPGVDLLIPRVDYLIENRHKIKAWVLTHGHEDHIGGLPFLLPMIFGKESPVPIYGARLTLGLLRGKLEEFGLRPGAFNLKEISPDDRIQVGRYFTLDLFRMTHSIPDNSGVVIRTPIGTIVHTGDFKLDPTPIDGKVSHLAKVAQAGAEGVLLLIADATNAERPGYTPSEMEIAKELDRVIGRAPGRVFVTTFASHIHRIQSVIWAAEKYGRKVAMEGRSMLKFSRIALELGYLKVKDRLYTLEEVKDLPDHQVLILATGSQGQPMSVLHRLAFEGHAKMAIKPGDTVILSSSPIPGNEEAVNRVINRLYALGAYVLYPPTYKVHASGHASQEELKLILNLTTPRFFLPWHGEVRHQVNFKWLAESMSRPPEKTLIGENGAVYRLTRETFEKTGEVPHGVLYVDGLGVGDITEEILADRRHMAEEGLVVITALADEEPVVEVVSRGFVKAGEKLLGEVRRMALEALKNGVREKKPLERIRDDIYYPVKKFLKKATGRDPMILPVVIEG, from the coding sequence ATGGAAAACCAGGAACGGAAGCCGAGGAGGAGGCGCCGGCGGAAGCCCCAGGAGGGGTCCCAGGGCGGCCCCCAGGATTACGTGGAGATCATCCCCTTGGGGGGGATGGGGGAGATCGGCAAGAACATCACCGTTTTCCGCTTCCGGGACGAGATCTTCGTCCTGGACGGAGGGCTCGCCTTCCCCGAGGAGGGGATGCCCGGGGTGGACCTCCTCATCCCCCGGGTGGACTACCTCATAGAGAACCGCCACAAGATCAAGGCCTGGGTCCTCACCCACGGGCACGAGGACCATATCGGGGGACTGCCCTTCCTCCTTCCCATGATCTTCGGCAAGGAAAGCCCGGTGCCCATCTACGGGGCGAGGCTCACCTTGGGGCTCCTACGGGGGAAGCTGGAGGAGTTCGGCCTGAGGCCCGGGGCCTTCAACCTGAAGGAGATCTCCCCCGACGACCGCATCCAGGTGGGGCGGTACTTCACCCTGGACCTCTTCCGCATGACCCACTCCATCCCCGACAACTCTGGGGTGGTGATCCGCACCCCCATCGGCACCATCGTCCACACGGGGGACTTCAAGCTGGACCCCACCCCCATTGACGGGAAGGTCTCCCACCTGGCCAAGGTGGCCCAGGCGGGGGCGGAAGGGGTTTTGCTCCTCATCGCCGACGCCACCAACGCGGAAAGGCCCGGCTACACCCCAAGCGAGATGGAGATCGCCAAGGAGCTGGACCGGGTCATCGGCCGCGCCCCGGGGCGGGTCTTCGTCACCACCTTCGCCAGCCACATCCACCGCATCCAGTCCGTGATCTGGGCGGCGGAGAAGTACGGGCGGAAGGTGGCCATGGAGGGGCGGAGCATGCTCAAGTTCAGCCGCATCGCCCTGGAGCTCGGCTACCTCAAGGTGAAGGACCGCCTCTACACCCTGGAGGAGGTGAAGGACCTCCCCGACCACCAGGTCCTCATCCTGGCCACGGGGAGCCAGGGCCAGCCCATGTCCGTCCTCCACCGCCTGGCCTTTGAGGGGCACGCCAAGATGGCCATCAAGCCCGGGGACACGGTGATCCTCTCCTCAAGCCCCATCCCCGGGAACGAGGAGGCGGTGAACCGGGTCATCAACCGCCTCTACGCCCTGGGGGCCTACGTCCTCTACCCCCCCACCTACAAGGTCCACGCCTCGGGCCACGCCTCCCAGGAGGAGCTGAAGCTCATCCTCAACCTCACCACCCCCCGCTTCTTCCTGCCCTGGCACGGGGAGGTGCGGCACCAGGTGAACTTCAAGTGGCTCGCCGAGTCCATGAGCCGCCCCCCGGAGAAGACCCTCATCGGGGAGAACGGGGCCGTTTACCGCCTCACCCGGGAGACCTTTGAGAAGACGGGGGAGGTGCCCCACGGGGTCCTCTACGTGGACGGCCTGGGGGTGGGGGACATCACCGAGGAGATCCTGGCCGACCGCCGCCACATGGCCGAGGAGGGCCTGGTGGTGATCACCGCCTTGGCGGACGAGGAGCCCGTGGTGGAGGTGGTCTCCCGGGGGTTCGTGAAGGCAGGGGAGAAGCTCTTGGGAGAGGTCCGGCGCATGGCCCTCGAGGCCCTGAAAAACGGGGTGCGGGAAAAGAAGCCCCTGGAGCGCATCCGGGACGACATCTACTACCCGGTGAAGAAGTTCCTGAAGAAGGCCACGGGCCGGGACCCCATGATCCTGCCCGTGGTCATAGAGGGGTGA
- the pnp gene encoding polyribonucleotide nucleotidyltransferase yields the protein MEGTSNVPQAHRYELTLAGRPLVLETGKYAKQASGSVLVRYADTVVLATAQASETPVEADFLPLTVEFEERHYAVGKIPGSFMRREGRPGEKAILSARMTDRPIRPLFPKGFRHEVQIIVTVLSADQKNPPDILGPIAASAALMLSDIPWEGPIAAVRVGLIGGSFVLNPTLQELEESQLDLVVAGSKEAILMVEAEAGEVDEETLVQALEFAHKEMQPILELQEAMARELAKPKMAWTPPESLPEEEKEALYRLALERGLSQVLQTASKGERSRALSEFAERLIAEALPKGEDGTPDEGKKPLYKSAFDEVVRRELRRLVLEEGKRADGRGPKDLRPIWIEVDVLPRAHGSAVFTRGETQVLGTVTLGTGRDEQILDDLGIDETEKFLVHYNFPPFSTGEVRRLRGVSRREVGHGNLAKRALKAVMPKEEDFPYTIRVVGDVLESNGSSSMATVCAGCLALMDAGVPIRAPVAGVAMGLVWEGNRAVILTDILGLEDALGDMDFKVAGTRKGVTALQMDNKVGGLPREVLKEALLQAREARLKILDLMETVLPAPRPELKPFAPRILSLKVPVEKIGLVIGPGGKNVRALEELGVEVDIEEDGTVRIYSSDLEAALEAKKRIEDLTREAKVGEIYEGTVTRITPFGAFISLFPGTEGLLHISQIAPGRVTRVEDHLKVGDVIKVKVHRIDERGKIDLIRPELEGKIPPRRRK from the coding sequence ATGGAAGGTACATCCAATGTCCCCCAAGCCCACCGCTACGAGCTCACCCTGGCGGGGCGGCCCCTCGTCCTGGAGACGGGCAAGTACGCCAAACAGGCCTCGGGGTCCGTCCTGGTCCGCTACGCCGACACCGTGGTCCTGGCGACGGCCCAAGCCTCGGAGACACCGGTGGAGGCCGACTTTCTCCCCCTCACGGTGGAGTTTGAGGAGCGGCACTACGCCGTGGGGAAGATCCCGGGGAGCTTCATGCGCCGGGAGGGGCGTCCCGGGGAGAAGGCCATCCTCTCCGCCCGCATGACGGACCGCCCCATCCGGCCCCTCTTCCCCAAGGGGTTCCGGCACGAGGTCCAGATCATCGTCACCGTCCTCTCCGCCGACCAGAAGAACCCGCCGGACATCCTGGGCCCCATCGCGGCGAGCGCCGCCCTCATGCTCTCGGACATCCCCTGGGAGGGCCCCATCGCCGCCGTGCGGGTGGGCCTCATCGGCGGGAGCTTCGTCCTGAACCCCACCCTGCAGGAGCTGGAGGAAAGCCAGCTGGACCTGGTGGTGGCGGGGAGCAAAGAGGCCATCCTCATGGTGGAGGCGGAGGCCGGGGAGGTGGACGAGGAGACCCTGGTTCAGGCCCTGGAGTTCGCCCACAAGGAGATGCAGCCCATCCTGGAGCTCCAGGAGGCCATGGCCCGGGAACTCGCCAAACCCAAGATGGCCTGGACCCCCCCGGAAAGCCTCCCCGAGGAGGAGAAGGAGGCCCTCTACCGCCTTGCCCTGGAGCGGGGGCTTTCCCAGGTCCTGCAGACGGCGAGCAAGGGGGAAAGGAGCCGGGCCCTTTCGGAGTTCGCCGAACGCCTCATCGCCGAGGCCCTCCCCAAGGGGGAGGACGGCACCCCGGACGAGGGCAAGAAGCCCCTCTACAAGAGCGCCTTTGACGAGGTGGTGCGCAGGGAGCTCAGAAGGCTCGTCCTCGAGGAGGGCAAGCGGGCGGACGGCCGCGGGCCTAAGGACCTCAGGCCCATCTGGATTGAGGTGGACGTCCTGCCCCGGGCCCACGGCTCCGCCGTCTTCACCCGGGGCGAAACCCAGGTCCTGGGCACCGTCACCCTGGGCACGGGCCGGGACGAGCAGATCCTGGACGACCTGGGCATAGACGAGACGGAGAAGTTCCTCGTCCACTACAACTTTCCCCCCTTCTCCACCGGGGAGGTGCGGCGCCTAAGGGGGGTCTCCCGCCGCGAGGTGGGGCACGGCAATCTGGCCAAGCGGGCCCTCAAGGCGGTGATGCCCAAGGAGGAGGACTTCCCCTACACCATCCGCGTGGTGGGGGACGTCCTGGAGTCCAACGGCTCTAGCTCTATGGCCACGGTCTGCGCCGGCTGCCTCGCCCTCATGGACGCGGGGGTGCCCATCCGGGCCCCGGTGGCCGGGGTGGCCATGGGCTTGGTGTGGGAGGGGAACCGGGCGGTGATCCTCACGGACATCCTGGGCCTCGAGGACGCCCTCGGCGACATGGACTTCAAGGTGGCCGGGACCCGCAAGGGGGTCACCGCCTTGCAGATGGACAACAAGGTGGGGGGCCTTCCCCGCGAGGTCCTGAAGGAGGCCCTCCTCCAGGCCCGGGAGGCCAGGCTCAAGATCCTGGACCTGATGGAGACCGTCCTCCCCGCCCCCCGGCCCGAGCTCAAGCCCTTCGCCCCAAGGATCCTCTCCCTCAAGGTGCCCGTGGAGAAGATCGGCCTCGTCATCGGCCCCGGGGGCAAGAACGTGCGCGCCCTGGAGGAGCTTGGGGTGGAGGTGGACATTGAGGAGGACGGGACGGTGCGCATCTACTCCAGCGACCTCGAGGCCGCCCTGGAGGCCAAGAAGCGCATAGAGGACCTCACCCGCGAGGCCAAGGTGGGCGAGATCTACGAGGGCACCGTCACCCGCATCACCCCCTTCGGCGCCTTCATCAGCCTCTTCCCCGGCACCGAGGGGCTTCTCCACATCAGCCAGATCGCCCCGGGCCGCGTGACGCGGGTGGAGGACCACCTCAAGGTGGGGGACGTGATCAAGGTCAAGGTCCACCGCATTGACGAGCGGGGCAAGATTGACCTGATCCGCCCCGAGCTGGAAGGCAAGATCCCCCCCAGGCGGCGCAAGTAA